In one window of Frigoriglobus tundricola DNA:
- a CDS encoding RNA polymerase sigma factor, with translation MSNDSTEPETRASLLAQLRGGTPDQAAWGLFVERYDPLVQKWCRDWGLQPADADDVSQVVLLKLAGHLQQFRYDPDRRFRGFLRTVAHNAWRDFLADRARGAVGTGDTAVLAALQSEPARDDLAARVEEAFDRELLAAAEARVRRRVEPHTWEAFRLTAMDELSGADAAARLGMQVGAVFKARSKVQKMLREELKRLEAATEGEP, from the coding sequence ATGTCGAACGACTCGACCGAACCGGAGACGCGGGCCAGTCTGTTGGCGCAGTTGCGGGGCGGGACACCCGATCAGGCCGCGTGGGGGCTGTTCGTGGAACGGTACGACCCGCTCGTCCAGAAGTGGTGCCGGGACTGGGGGCTCCAGCCGGCCGACGCCGACGACGTGAGCCAGGTGGTGCTGCTCAAGCTGGCGGGCCACCTGCAACAGTTCCGGTACGACCCCGACCGGCGGTTCCGCGGGTTCTTGCGCACGGTGGCCCACAACGCCTGGCGCGACTTCCTGGCCGACCGGGCCCGCGGGGCGGTCGGGACGGGGGACACCGCCGTCCTCGCCGCCCTGCAGTCCGAGCCGGCGCGGGACGACCTCGCCGCCCGCGTCGAGGAGGCGTTCGACCGGGAACTGCTCGCGGCCGCCGAGGCCCGGGTCCGGAGGCGGGTCGAGCCGCACACGTGGGAGGCGTTCCGGCTGACCGCCATGGACGAACTGTCCGGGGCCGACGCCGCCGCGCGGCTGGGGATGCAAGTCGGCGCCGTGTTCAAGGCCCGGAGCAAGGTCCAGAAGATGCTCCGCGAGGAACTCAAGCGGCTCGAGGCCGCGACCGAGGGGGAGCCGTGA
- a CDS encoding DUF1559 domain-containing protein, protein MRCPRPTTRHTAFTLIELLVVIAIIAVLIGLLLPAVQKVREAAARMKCANNLKQIGLALHNYHDANGTLPYGAYYYPGSTPFPPFDFTSWPLQLLPHLEQQPLWDQCLAWYRAHPGHQPLGDRSFPANGPVVPTYVCPSSSRPTTVVVYAGFTVTLTSYRGCAGTSIAPPTNDGVLYMNAGVRLTDITDGTSNTAAVGERPPTGDLLNGWAFISSYLDGVLGSRDVGFAGICSDLPTNVGLRPQRVPGDTRCLDAAHFWSSHPGGANFAYADGSVHFLPYAADDVLPALFTRAGGEVFVQP, encoded by the coding sequence ATGCGCTGCCCGCGTCCCACTACGCGCCACACCGCGTTTACGCTCATCGAGTTGCTGGTCGTGATCGCCATCATCGCCGTCCTCATCGGGCTCCTGCTGCCCGCGGTGCAGAAGGTGCGCGAGGCCGCCGCCCGGATGAAGTGCGCCAACAACCTCAAGCAGATCGGCCTGGCCCTCCACAACTACCACGACGCCAACGGCACCCTGCCGTACGGGGCCTACTACTACCCCGGCAGCACCCCGTTCCCCCCGTTCGACTTCACCAGCTGGCCGTTGCAGTTGCTGCCCCACCTGGAGCAGCAGCCCCTGTGGGACCAGTGCCTCGCCTGGTACCGAGCCCACCCGGGCCACCAGCCCCTGGGCGACCGCTCCTTCCCCGCGAACGGGCCGGTGGTCCCGACATACGTGTGCCCGTCCAGCAGTCGCCCCACGACCGTCGTCGTCTATGCGGGGTTTACAGTTACTCTTACTTCTTACCGGGGCTGTGCGGGCACCTCCATCGCCCCCCCCACAAATGACGGGGTGCTGTACATGAACGCGGGTGTGCGCCTGACCGACATCACCGACGGCACCTCCAACACCGCCGCCGTCGGCGAGCGCCCCCCCACCGGCGACCTGCTCAACGGTTGGGCGTTCATCTCGAGTTATTTAGATGGCGTCCTCGGCTCACGGGACGTGGGGTTCGCGGGGATCTGCTCCGACCTGCCCACCAACGTGGGCCTGCGGCCGCAGCGGGTCCCCGGCGACACCCGCTGCCTCGACGCGGCGCACTTCTGGAGCTCCCACCCGGGCGGGGCCAACTTCGCCTACGCCGACGGCTCGGTCCACTTCCTCCCCTACGCCGCCGACGACGTCCTCCCCGCCCTCTTCACCCGCGCCGGCGGGGAAGTGTTCGTCCAGCCCTGA
- a CDS encoding right-handed parallel beta-helix repeat-containing protein, which translates to MSLSSRLAARTRPSVRSARAFRPGVEVLEDRLTPTAYTVTNLTDAGSGSGTAGDLRYCITQANADGADDTIAFAPGVTGVVALPASALPDITGRLTIDGAGAIALDGQADVPVLSIDTGATVSLAGLRVSNGGGIRNSGTLSVTNSTIDHNTQGAGGGIFSEGTLSVTNSTIDHNTAQGGGGIFSEGTLSVTNSTIDHNTAPNGGGIFNVGALTVTNSTIADNTAQAGGGISNSIGNEAILNSTISGNSASDQGGGIFSELSTLVLHDTIVAGNSAPNGGPDVDGLISGSVAVGGTTFTEGHNLIGNGSLSSGWAATDLVGANATIDPKLGPLQNNGGPTLTMALLPGSPALDAGGPDATGLPQTDQRGAARVVGHAADIGALELAYRLVATGPPLAAARSVVATDPSGDPLAGISVTFTAPVAPGGPGGTFPGGLTTATVVTGTDGVATSPPFTATGPAGAFVVTAAAGNVSAPFALLNSATVVVTGSDPSPVIGAAETVTVTVTNTGDTVLPAGTATVTLSAGLTPAPGAPLTFDVAPLAPGQSATVSATATATAPGPQIALATLSALDGDGAGATVTVTTPPPAPPAPSLENLSGAVSVAFGPQGEVLIVVDASGLLTQYDATGAHPLATGVRSAGVAFGPRGEVLVVTDQTGSLVQYDASGVHPLADGIVSAAVAFGPDGTEVLDVVGVDGTLTHYDATGAHVLAAGVQSASVAFGARGVVLLVATRTGSVVQYDATGAHVLVAADA; encoded by the coding sequence ATGTCACTCTCGTCCCGTCTCGCCGCACGCACCCGCCCTTCGGTCCGATCCGCCCGCGCGTTCCGCCCCGGCGTGGAAGTGCTGGAGGACCGGCTGACCCCGACCGCCTACACCGTCACCAACCTGACCGACGCCGGCAGCGGCAGCGGCACGGCCGGCGACCTGCGCTACTGCATCACCCAGGCCAACGCGGACGGGGCCGATGACACCATCGCTTTCGCGCCCGGGGTGACCGGGGTTGTCGCACTCCCGGCATCCGCGCTGCCCGACATCACCGGCCGCCTGACCATCGACGGGGCCGGGGCCATCGCGCTCGACGGGCAAGCGGACGTTCCCGTCCTCTCGATCGACACGGGCGCAACGGTCTCGCTCGCGGGGCTCAGGGTTTCCAACGGCGGCGGGATTCGCAACTCCGGCACGCTGTCGGTTACCAACAGCACGATCGACCACAACACCCAAGGCGCTGGCGGCGGGATCTTCAGCGAAGGTACGCTGTCGGTCACCAACAGCACCATCGACCACAACACCGCCCAAGGCGGCGGCGGGATCTTCAGCGAAGGTACGCTGTCGGTCACCAACAGCACCATCGACCACAACACCGCCCCGAATGGCGGGGGGATCTTCAACGTCGGCGCGCTGACGGTCACCAACAGCACGATCGCCGACAACACCGCCCAAGCTGGTGGCGGCATCTCCAACTCCATCGGCAACGAGGCGATCTTGAACAGCACGATCTCCGGCAACTCCGCATCAGACCAGGGGGGGGGGATCTTCTCGGAACTCAGTACCCTCGTCCTGCACGACACGATCGTGGCCGGAAACTCCGCCCCGAACGGCGGGCCGGACGTGGACGGCTTGATATCCGGTTCGGTCGCCGTCGGCGGAACGACGTTTACCGAGGGGCACAACCTGATCGGCAACGGCTCGCTCAGTAGCGGCTGGGCCGCCACCGACCTCGTGGGGGCGAACGCCACCATCGACCCGAAGCTCGGGCCGCTGCAAAACAACGGCGGCCCGACCCTGACGATGGCCCTGCTCCCCGGGAGCCCGGCCCTCGACGCCGGGGGGCCGGACGCCACCGGCCTTCCTCAAACGGACCAGCGCGGCGCGGCCCGCGTCGTCGGACACGCGGCGGACATCGGCGCGTTGGAACTGGCCTACAGGCTCGTTGCGACGGGCCCACCGCTCGCCGCCGCCCGTTCGGTCGTAGCGACCGACCCCAGCGGCGACCCGCTGGCGGGGATCTCCGTCACGTTCACGGCCCCCGTTGCCCCCGGCGGCCCGGGCGGCACGTTCCCCGGCGGTCTCACCACCGCCACCGTCGTCACCGGGACCGACGGGGTCGCCACCTCCCCGCCGTTCACCGCCACCGGTCCCGCCGGCGCCTTCGTCGTCACCGCCGCCGCGGGTAACGTGTCGGCGCCCTTCGCGCTCTTGAACTCCGCTACGGTTGTAGTCACCGGGTCCGACCCGAGCCCGGTCATCGGCGCCGCCGAGACCGTCACCGTCACCGTCACCAACACGGGCGACACCGTTCTGCCCGCTGGCACCGCGACGGTGACCCTGTCCGCGGGGCTGACCCCGGCCCCGGGCGCACCACTCACGTTCGATGTCGCGCCGCTGGCGCCCGGTCAGTCCGCCACTGTCTCCGCGACCGCAACGGCCACCGCCCCCGGACCGCAAATCGCCCTCGCCACGCTCAGCGCCCTCGACGGCGATGGCGCCGGGGCGACCGTCACGGTCACCACTCCGCCACCGGCCCCGCCCGCGCCGTCCCTGGAGAACCTCTCGGGGGCCGTGTCGGTGGCGTTCGGGCCCCAGGGCGAGGTCCTCATCGTCGTCGATGCCAGCGGCCTGCTGACCCAGTACGACGCCACGGGCGCGCACCCGCTGGCCACGGGCGTGCGATCGGCCGGCGTGGCGTTCGGGCCCCGGGGCGAGGTCCTCGTGGTGACCGACCAGACCGGGTCACTGGTGCAGTACGACGCCTCCGGCGTGCATCCTCTCGCGGACGGGATCGTGAGCGCGGCCGTGGCGTTCGGGCCAGACGGGACCGAGGTGCTGGACGTGGTCGGTGTCGACGGCACGTTAACCCATTACGACGCCACCGGCGCCCACGTCCTGGCCGCCGGGGTGCAATCGGCGAGCGTGGCGTTCGGGGCCCGGGGCGTGGTGCTCCTGGTCGCCACCCGAACCGGTTCGGTCGTCCAGTACGACGCCACCGGTGCCCACGTGCTCGTCGCGGCAGACGCGTGA
- a CDS encoding IS5 family transposase, with translation METRKSYPSDVTDDEWSFVAPYLTLLREDADQRDYALRDVFDALRWVVKTGAQWRYRPHDFPPWPAVYQQGRRWLAHGCFEALAGDRRELLRVAAGRNPCPSAVILDGRTLQSTPESGGRAEFDGHKMRNGSKAHIAVDTLGHLLALRVTSGKEPERNHVADLSADVQQATGQTVTLAYADQGYTGDQPVAGAAAHGITLQVVRPDRTRKATRKKEGFVLLPRRWVVERSFAWMGRFRRLARDYERLTETLAGWHWVAFVALLLHRGAQLGT, from the coding sequence ATGGAAACCCGAAAATCGTACCCGAGCGACGTAACGGATGACGAGTGGAGCTTCGTTGCTCCGTATCTGACCCTGCTCCGCGAGGACGCGGACCAACGAGATTACGCGTTGCGAGATGTATTCGACGCGCTGCGTTGGGTCGTGAAGACCGGTGCCCAATGGCGGTATCGGCCTCACGACTTCCCGCCGTGGCCGGCGGTGTACCAGCAGGGCCGGCGGTGGTTGGCCCACGGGTGCTTCGAGGCCCTGGCCGGCGACCGGCGGGAACTCCTGCGGGTCGCGGCCGGGCGCAACCCGTGCCCGTCCGCCGTGATCCTCGACGGGCGCACCCTCCAATCGACCCCGGAGAGCGGGGGCCGAGCCGAGTTCGATGGACACAAGATGCGCAACGGGTCCAAGGCGCATATCGCGGTGGACACCCTGGGGCACCTGCTGGCGTTGCGGGTGACGAGCGGCAAGGAGCCGGAGCGGAACCACGTCGCGGATCTGTCGGCGGACGTTCAACAGGCGACGGGTCAGACGGTCACCTTGGCCTACGCGGACCAGGGGTACACCGGGGACCAACCGGTCGCCGGTGCGGCGGCTCATGGGATCACCTTGCAGGTGGTCAGGCCGGACCGTACGAGGAAGGCGACGCGGAAGAAGGAGGGGTTCGTGTTGCTGCCCCGGCGCTGGGTGGTCGAGCGCTCGTTCGCCTGGATGGGCCGGTTCCGCCGACTGGCAAGGGACTATGAGCGCTTGACCGAAACGTTGGCCGGGTGGCATTGGGTCGCCTTCGTGGCCCTTCTGCTCCATCGTGGGGCCCAATTAGGCACTTAG
- a CDS encoding ATP-binding protein — translation MSDSKNGTAFLDKLAADSAKAGGPVVPHPDDTGAVGKTLFDLPGSTDLTVTVVVPKDQLHAAPAQSLVRIKSRTDGRTYLGVVTAGPFAEPDGLRGDSPMLTAVVTHGGDYLPPYHGRFQVTILGEELKDGELTPPRLRPVPNSTVFVLDDAEAGTVLKCGGDVRLGLAVGHERVEVGAPAKAKSVFPRHTAVLGTTGGGKSTTVAGLIARARAAGMAVIVLDVEGEYTVMHEPTDHKAMLAGLRDRNLPPAGVPAKDMTVYHLVGRGTANPAHPNLREFSLQFARLSPYAVMEILQFSDAQQERFLKAYDITKELMRDLNIFPAKDSADQQRLALENDEFERGYPRMMLSLLMDVVGACLSRSEKGPKEGRGKKDRDDEDDAPVAFESRTPALRTSEGKAKLATRVNAANPPGNAISWRAVLGRLARLNRMKVFHDEGGKPPMSYTHLLKPGSVSVIDLSDSGYSELNNLVIADILRGVQDAQDNAYTAFEAAKARGHAAAEPPRVLIVIEEAHEFLSEERVTKTPVLFEQVAKICKRGRKRWLGLCFVTQLPSHLPKQVLGLCNSFIIHKLKDPQVVTLLKRMVGDVDEGLWTRLPNLAAGQAIVSFPHFSRPLLVSIDPSQAKLRLTE, via the coding sequence ATGTCCGACAGCAAGAATGGCACGGCATTTTTGGACAAACTCGCGGCCGACAGCGCAAAGGCCGGCGGCCCGGTCGTTCCGCACCCGGACGACACCGGCGCGGTGGGCAAGACGCTTTTCGACCTGCCCGGCAGCACCGATCTCACGGTCACGGTCGTGGTCCCCAAGGACCAGCTCCACGCGGCCCCCGCGCAATCGCTGGTGCGCATCAAGAGCCGCACGGACGGGCGCACGTACCTCGGCGTGGTGACCGCCGGGCCGTTCGCCGAGCCCGACGGGCTGCGGGGCGATTCGCCCATGCTCACGGCCGTCGTCACGCACGGCGGCGACTACCTGCCGCCGTACCACGGCCGGTTCCAGGTGACGATCCTGGGCGAAGAGTTGAAGGACGGTGAACTCACCCCGCCGCGGCTGCGCCCGGTGCCGAACAGCACGGTCTTCGTGCTCGACGACGCGGAAGCCGGGACGGTGCTGAAGTGCGGCGGCGACGTGCGGCTGGGCCTGGCGGTCGGGCACGAGCGGGTGGAGGTGGGCGCGCCGGCGAAGGCCAAGAGCGTGTTCCCGCGGCACACTGCGGTTCTCGGCACCACGGGCGGCGGGAAGTCCACGACGGTGGCGGGGCTGATCGCCCGCGCCCGCGCCGCGGGGATGGCGGTGATCGTGCTGGACGTGGAGGGCGAGTACACGGTGATGCACGAGCCGACCGACCACAAGGCGATGCTCGCGGGGCTGCGGGACCGGAACCTGCCCCCGGCGGGCGTGCCCGCAAAGGACATGACGGTGTACCACCTCGTCGGCCGCGGCACCGCGAACCCGGCGCACCCGAACCTCCGGGAGTTCTCGCTCCAGTTCGCCCGGCTCTCGCCCTACGCGGTGATGGAAATCCTCCAGTTCTCCGACGCGCAGCAGGAGCGGTTCCTCAAGGCGTACGACATCACGAAGGAGCTGATGCGCGACCTGAACATCTTCCCCGCGAAGGACAGCGCCGACCAGCAGCGCCTGGCGCTGGAGAACGACGAGTTCGAGCGCGGGTACCCGCGGATGATGCTGTCGCTCCTGATGGACGTGGTGGGTGCGTGCCTGTCGCGGTCGGAGAAGGGACCGAAGGAGGGGCGCGGGAAAAAGGACCGGGACGACGAGGACGACGCGCCGGTCGCGTTCGAGTCGCGGACGCCGGCGCTGCGCACGTCCGAAGGAAAGGCGAAGCTCGCGACCCGCGTGAACGCAGCCAACCCGCCGGGCAACGCGATCTCCTGGCGGGCGGTGCTGGGCCGCCTCGCCCGCCTGAACCGCATGAAGGTGTTCCACGACGAGGGCGGCAAGCCGCCGATGAGCTACACGCACCTGCTGAAGCCCGGCTCGGTGTCCGTGATCGACCTGTCGGACAGCGGGTACTCGGAGCTGAACAACCTGGTGATCGCGGACATCCTCCGCGGGGTTCAGGACGCGCAGGACAACGCGTACACCGCGTTCGAGGCGGCCAAGGCGAGGGGCCACGCCGCGGCCGAACCGCCGCGGGTGCTGATCGTGATCGAGGAGGCGCACGAGTTTTTGAGTGAGGAGCGCGTGACCAAGACACCGGTGCTGTTCGAGCAGGTGGCGAAGATTTGCAAGCGGGGGAGAAAGCGCTGGCTCGGCCTGTGCTTCGTGACGCAGTTACCAAGCCACCTACCGAAGCAGGTGCTCGGCCTCTGCAACAGTTTCATCATCCACAAGCTCAAAGACCCGCAGGTGGTCACGCTGCTAAAGCGCATGGTGGGCGACGTCGACGAGGGGCTGTGGACCCGCCTCCCGAACCTGGCCGCGGGGCAAGCGATCGTCAGCTTCCCGCACTTCTCGCGCCCGTTACTGGTGTCGATTGACCCCAGCCAAGCGAAACTCCGGCTGACGGAGTGA
- a CDS encoding WD40 repeat domain-containing protein, translating into MLLAESGSARWWDTDRRELVAPPTVGPVTWLGFRPDGSTLVTVGAGDPAAVVWDLPRAQARPRLPAARADRRSSDEAAQTVTDAPWTVALTGGLEAPVRVWDVAADRPAPVPLRLLGRKVFAVAAAPDGRQLAAALQEADMAVSEVYVWDAATGRPTARLPHDNWVRGMAFTPDGRTLVTGGYDRHLHAWDPETGRRCGAPTYLIETTASGQVRDLIVRGVAIGPNGRSVAISRTPGRRVIGPAVLSLGADPTAPDAREVWADANGPPAEVVQFTRDGGHVFGFSSSDVHAFGHRAPVSRWDSRTGERAGTPVMVHRLRTAAVADDGTTALVGSGDGIARCWNLETGGPAGPPLAHPSAVNACFLLLAHGLAVCGCDDGSARVWDLRTGRAVGPPLTHGPALTAVAVGPDGRCVRTVAADGSARTWEVPGPTAGAPDAVRRAVSYRTGLALDPGQRVVPLEAAGWTTAPAVDISDGALAAPAWHERGGAGRRGGRGVGRRGLPPRTDVSRRARGPGRTARPPGAVRLGRRPVRRGGGVVHPRNCRGAGGPADGLVCDQGDRQRGGRAMGNGRVVHRPTGRGPAGRRRRPRRPRRGPGPPRGCERLGRGRHPCGRRRKP; encoded by the coding sequence GTGTTACTCGCGGAGAGCGGTTCGGCCCGCTGGTGGGACACGGACCGGCGGGAACTAGTCGCCCCGCCGACGGTCGGCCCGGTCACCTGGCTCGGGTTCCGGCCGGACGGGAGCACCCTGGTCACCGTCGGGGCCGGCGACCCCGCCGCCGTCGTCTGGGACTTGCCCCGGGCGCAGGCCCGCCCCCGGCTACCGGCCGCGCGGGCGGACCGGCGGTCGTCCGACGAGGCGGCCCAAACCGTGACAGACGCCCCGTGGACCGTCGCCCTCACCGGCGGGTTGGAGGCCCCGGTCCGGGTGTGGGACGTCGCGGCCGATCGCCCGGCCCCGGTCCCGCTGCGGCTGCTCGGTCGGAAGGTGTTCGCGGTCGCGGCCGCGCCCGACGGCCGGCAGTTGGCCGCCGCCCTCCAGGAAGCGGATATGGCCGTGAGCGAGGTGTACGTGTGGGACGCGGCGACCGGGCGGCCCACGGCCCGCCTCCCGCACGACAACTGGGTCCGGGGAATGGCGTTCACGCCGGACGGCCGGACGCTCGTCACCGGTGGGTACGACCGGCACCTTCACGCGTGGGACCCGGAGACCGGGCGCCGGTGTGGCGCCCCCACCTATCTCATCGAGACCACCGCGTCCGGACAGGTCCGCGATCTGATCGTGAGGGGTGTGGCGATCGGCCCGAACGGGCGCTCGGTCGCCATCAGCCGGACGCCCGGCCGCCGGGTGATCGGGCCGGCCGTGCTGTCGCTCGGCGCGGACCCGACAGCGCCCGACGCCCGCGAGGTGTGGGCCGACGCGAACGGACCGCCGGCCGAGGTGGTTCAGTTCACCCGCGACGGCGGGCACGTGTTCGGGTTCAGTTCGAGCGACGTGCACGCCTTCGGCCACCGGGCCCCGGTGAGCCGCTGGGACAGCCGAACCGGTGAACGGGCCGGAACCCCCGTTATGGTCCACCGCTTGCGCACCGCGGCGGTCGCGGACGACGGGACCACCGCCCTGGTCGGCTCGGGCGACGGTATCGCCCGGTGCTGGAACCTGGAGACCGGCGGTCCGGCCGGACCGCCCCTCGCCCACCCGTCGGCGGTCAACGCGTGCTTTCTCCTCCTGGCACACGGACTGGCCGTCTGCGGGTGCGACGACGGGTCGGCGCGGGTGTGGGACCTGCGGACCGGCCGCGCGGTCGGCCCGCCGCTGACGCACGGCCCGGCCCTGACGGCCGTCGCCGTCGGACCGGACGGGCGGTGCGTTCGGACCGTGGCGGCCGACGGGTCGGCCCGCACCTGGGAGGTTCCCGGACCGACCGCCGGTGCCCCGGACGCTGTCCGCCGGGCGGTGAGCTATCGGACGGGGCTCGCCCTCGATCCGGGCCAGCGCGTCGTACCCCTGGAGGCCGCCGGCTGGACCACCGCCCCGGCGGTCGACATTTCCGACGGCGCGCTGGCCGCGCCGGCCTGGCACGAGCGCGGGGGCGCGGGACGCCGAGGCGGACGGGGCGTGGGGCGTCGCGGCCTACCACCTCGAACGGACGTTAGTCGCCGCGCCCGCGGACCGGGCCGAACGGCTCGCCCGCCGGGCGCGGTGCGCCTCGGCCGTCGGCCGGTTCGCCGAGGCGGCGGGGTGGTACACCCGCGCAACTGCCGAGGTGCCGGGGGCCCGGCTGACGGACTGGTATGCGACCAGGGCGATCGACAGCGCGGCGGACGGGCGATGGGAAACGGCCGCGTGGTACATCGACCGACTGGCCGCGGCCCGGCCGGACGACGCCGACGTCCTCGTCGCCCGCGCCGAGGTCCGGGACCGCCTCGGGGATGTGAACGGCTGGGTCGCGGACGTCACCCGTGCGGCCGCCGACGCAAACCATAA
- a CDS encoding WD40 repeat domain-containing serine/threonine protein kinase has protein sequence MGRELGRGGMGVVYLAEHTRVRRVVAVKLIRAGEAARPEDVARFRREAEAVAALAHPNVVALYDAGEQDRVPWLALEYVSGGTLREHLGGRPLPPRAAAEIARGLARGAAAVHAAGVVHRDIKPANVLLAPAAADGGPAVPKLTDFGLAKDVAGAGVTMSGAVIGTPHYMAPEQARAGATVGAAADVYGVGAVLYEVLTGSPPFNGSDPVAVLHQVATRDPVPVRQLQPTVPRDLQTICHKCLEKDPARRYPSAAALAADLDRFLDGRPILARPVGAFGSGWRLARRNPVLSALVLALVAAVATGGVGVTWKWREAAGERDKTAAAERDTAAERDAAVGARTAARRQMALALLDKGIGAAEAGRVGEGLVWMAEALAAAPADDADLDRAVRMNIAGWLPHAPRVRSMTRLPQDGVPVALTPDGRALVTRASTGVYRLNRLEPSTDASAGDELNTDYALAISSNGRFVVQATNREGDEGHTLTCWDALARRAVGSAYPTGTTTALTAPAPNGTTVAVVLADGRVVPFDLATGRAALEPLCHPHKGDRVTALAYTPDGKALFTWTDGPGGPAAHAWDTATGARSAAPVGSGVVRRAAFSPGGDRLVTVSADGTAQLWDVPAGAAVGLPLASAGAVSQLVFSRTGGTPCYSRRAVRPAGGTRTGGN, from the coding sequence GTGGGCCGGGAACTCGGCCGGGGCGGGATGGGGGTCGTCTACCTGGCGGAGCACACGCGGGTGCGGCGGGTGGTCGCGGTCAAGCTGATCCGGGCCGGGGAAGCGGCCCGGCCGGAGGACGTCGCCCGGTTCCGGCGGGAGGCCGAGGCGGTCGCCGCCCTCGCCCACCCGAACGTGGTGGCGCTGTACGACGCCGGGGAGCAGGACCGCGTCCCGTGGCTGGCGCTGGAGTACGTCTCGGGCGGCACGCTCCGGGAGCACCTGGGCGGGCGGCCGCTGCCGCCCCGGGCGGCCGCCGAGATCGCCCGCGGGCTCGCCCGCGGGGCGGCCGCCGTCCACGCCGCCGGGGTCGTGCACCGGGACATCAAGCCGGCCAACGTGCTCCTCGCCCCGGCCGCCGCCGACGGCGGCCCGGCGGTCCCGAAGTTGACCGACTTCGGGCTGGCGAAGGACGTCGCGGGAGCGGGGGTCACGATGTCCGGGGCGGTGATCGGCACGCCCCACTACATGGCCCCCGAGCAGGCCCGCGCCGGGGCCACCGTCGGGGCCGCGGCCGACGTCTACGGGGTCGGTGCCGTCCTCTACGAGGTGCTGACCGGCAGCCCGCCGTTCAACGGGTCCGACCCGGTCGCGGTCCTCCACCAGGTCGCCACCCGGGACCCGGTGCCGGTCCGCCAGCTCCAGCCGACCGTCCCGCGCGACCTCCAGACGATCTGCCACAAGTGCCTGGAGAAGGACCCGGCCCGCCGGTACCCGTCCGCCGCCGCCCTCGCCGCCGACCTCGACCGCTTCCTCGACGGCCGGCCCATCCTGGCCCGCCCGGTCGGGGCTTTCGGGTCCGGGTGGCGGCTGGCCCGGCGCAACCCGGTCCTCTCGGCGCTGGTCCTGGCGCTGGTCGCGGCGGTCGCGACCGGGGGCGTCGGGGTCACCTGGAAGTGGCGGGAGGCGGCGGGCGAGCGGGACAAGACGGCCGCGGCCGAGCGCGACACGGCGGCCGAGCGCGACGCGGCCGTGGGCGCGCGGACCGCCGCCCGCCGCCAAATGGCACTCGCCCTGCTCGACAAGGGGATCGGCGCGGCCGAGGCCGGTCGGGTCGGCGAGGGCCTGGTGTGGATGGCCGAGGCACTGGCCGCCGCCCCGGCGGACGATGCGGACCTCGACCGGGCGGTGCGGATGAACATCGCCGGCTGGCTGCCGCACGCCCCGCGCGTCCGGTCGATGACCCGGCTCCCGCAGGACGGTGTGCCGGTCGCCCTCACCCCCGACGGCCGCGCGCTGGTCACCCGGGCCAGCACCGGCGTGTACCGACTCAACCGGCTGGAGCCCTCTACGGACGCGTCGGCGGGGGACGAGTTAAATACGGACTACGCCCTCGCGATCTCCTCGAACGGGCGGTTCGTCGTGCAGGCGACGAATCGGGAGGGCGACGAAGGGCACACCCTCACCTGCTGGGACGCGCTCGCCCGGAGGGCCGTCGGGAGCGCGTACCCGACCGGCACCACGACCGCCCTGACGGCCCCCGCGCCGAACGGCACGACCGTCGCAGTCGTGCTCGCGGACGGCCGGGTGGTTCCGTTCGACCTCGCCACGGGACGGGCGGCGCTCGAGCCGCTCTGTCACCCGCACAAGGGGGACCGGGTGACGGCCCTGGCCTACACCCCGGACGGGAAGGCGCTGTTCACGTGGACCGACGGCCCGGGCGGCCCGGCGGCTCACGCCTGGGACACCGCCACGGGGGCCCGGTCGGCGGCACCGGTCGGTAGCGGCGTGGTGCGGCGCGCGGCCTTCTCGCCCGGCGGCGATCGGCTCGTGACCGTGTCCGCCGACGGGACGGCCCAGCTCTGGGACGTGCCCGCCGGCGCCGCCGTCGGGCTCCCGCTGGCATCCGCGGGTGCGGTGTCGCAACTCGTCTTCTCCCGGACGGGCGGTACGCCGTGTTACTCGCGGAGAGCGGTTCGGCCCGCTGGTGGGACACGGACCGGCGGGAACTAG